A stretch of the Agromyces larvae genome encodes the following:
- the dxr gene encoding 1-deoxy-D-xylulose-5-phosphate reductoisomerase, translating into MQRVIVLGSSGSIGTQALDVIRANPRRFEVVGLAVGSDRETLAAQAAEFGVDDVALGIDEAVQLVRDVDADVVLNGITGSVGLGPTLATLERGTTLALANKESLIVGGDLVTRLAAPGQIVPVDSEHSALAQALRSGTDAEVRRLVLTASGGPFRGRTRDELHQVTPAEALAHPTWDMGLVVTTNSATLVNKGLEVIEAHLLFGVPYDRIDVVVHPQSIVHSMVEFIDGSTIAQASPPDMRLPISLGLDWPHRVAGVGRPLDWTTAQSWTFEPLDDEAFPSVALAKQVGRAGGTYPAVFNAANEQAVQAFHAGAIGFLGILDVVRGVVDAHDPGEGALGLESLAEAERWARSAADRLIAG; encoded by the coding sequence GTGCAACGCGTCATCGTCCTCGGCTCATCCGGTTCCATCGGCACGCAGGCGCTCGACGTCATCCGGGCCAATCCCCGCCGGTTCGAGGTGGTGGGGCTCGCGGTCGGCAGCGACCGTGAGACGCTCGCGGCGCAGGCGGCCGAGTTCGGGGTCGACGATGTCGCGCTCGGCATCGACGAGGCCGTGCAGCTCGTGCGCGACGTCGATGCCGACGTGGTGCTGAACGGCATCACCGGTTCGGTGGGCCTCGGCCCGACGCTCGCGACGCTCGAGCGCGGCACCACGCTCGCGCTCGCGAACAAGGAATCGCTGATCGTGGGCGGCGACCTCGTCACCCGGCTGGCCGCGCCCGGCCAGATCGTGCCGGTCGACTCCGAGCACTCGGCGCTCGCGCAGGCGCTGCGGTCCGGCACCGACGCCGAGGTGCGCCGGCTCGTGCTCACCGCGTCCGGCGGGCCGTTCCGCGGTCGCACGCGCGACGAGCTGCACCAGGTGACCCCCGCCGAGGCGCTGGCGCACCCCACCTGGGACATGGGCCTCGTGGTCACCACCAACTCGGCGACGCTCGTGAACAAGGGCCTCGAGGTCATCGAGGCGCATCTGCTGTTCGGCGTGCCCTACGACCGCATCGACGTGGTGGTGCACCCCCAGTCGATCGTGCACTCGATGGTCGAGTTCATCGACGGCTCGACGATCGCCCAGGCATCCCCGCCAGACATGCGGCTGCCGATCTCGCTCGGGCTCGACTGGCCGCACCGGGTCGCCGGTGTCGGCCGCCCGCTCGACTGGACGACGGCGCAGTCGTGGACGTTCGAACCGCTCGACGACGAGGCGTTCCCGTCGGTCGCGCTCGCGAAGCAGGTCGGACGGGCCGGCGGCACGTATCCCGCGGTGTTCAACGCGGCGAACGAGCAGGCGGTGCAGGCGTTCCACGCGGGGGCGATCGGCTTCCTCGGCATCCTCGACGTGGTGCGCGGCGTCGTGGACGCGCACGACCCCGGCGAGGGTGCGCTCGGCCTGGAGTCGCTCGCCGAGGCCGAGCGATGGGCGCGCTCGGCCGCCGATCGGCTCATCGCGGGCTGA
- a CDS encoding M50 family metallopeptidase, producing MLWFVLGVVIVALGIAVSIALHEIGHLVPAKAFGVKVTQYMIGFGPTVWSKRKGETEYGVKAIPLGGYISMIGMFPPAEGEHAAEDSTGFFRGLVQDARTSSAETITPGDEHRAFYRLPVWKRIIVMLGGPLMNLVLGVLLFGVLLMGIGIPGTTTTVDAVSECALPATSERQTCEPGDPAAPGAAAGIRPGDRIVSIDGEPVSTWEQSTAIIRDHPDESLAVVVERDGAEVALEVTPMLSERYALDDRGQVITDASGDPQTVQAGFVGITSSVQRVQQPITAVLPAVGEQTAGVAGVIINLPQRMIDIANAAFGPGERDPNGPMSIVGAGRVAGEVAAADQLGLADKAAGLVGILASLNIALFVFNLIPLLPLDGGHIAGALWEAIRRGFAKLARRPDPGPVDLAKLMPVTLAVVIVLGAMSALLIYADLVKPVTLL from the coding sequence GTGCTCTGGTTCGTGCTCGGCGTCGTGATCGTCGCCCTCGGCATCGCCGTGTCCATCGCGCTGCACGAGATCGGGCACCTGGTTCCGGCCAAGGCGTTCGGCGTGAAGGTGACGCAGTACATGATCGGGTTCGGCCCGACGGTCTGGTCGAAGCGCAAGGGCGAGACCGAGTACGGCGTGAAGGCCATCCCGCTCGGCGGCTACATCTCGATGATCGGCATGTTCCCGCCGGCCGAGGGCGAGCACGCGGCCGAGGACTCCACCGGGTTCTTCCGCGGCCTCGTGCAGGACGCGCGCACGTCGAGCGCCGAGACGATCACGCCCGGCGACGAGCATCGCGCCTTCTACCGGCTGCCGGTGTGGAAGCGCATCATCGTGATGCTCGGCGGCCCGCTCATGAACCTGGTGCTCGGCGTTCTGCTGTTCGGGGTGCTGCTCATGGGCATCGGCATCCCCGGCACCACCACCACGGTCGACGCGGTCTCCGAGTGCGCCCTGCCCGCGACCAGCGAACGCCAGACCTGCGAGCCCGGCGACCCGGCGGCGCCCGGCGCCGCCGCCGGCATCCGCCCCGGCGACCGGATCGTCTCGATCGACGGCGAGCCCGTCTCGACGTGGGAGCAGTCGACGGCGATCATCCGCGACCACCCCGACGAGTCGCTCGCGGTCGTCGTCGAGCGCGACGGCGCCGAGGTCGCCCTCGAGGTCACGCCGATGCTGAGCGAGCGGTACGCGCTCGACGATCGCGGCCAGGTGATCACGGATGCCTCGGGCGACCCGCAGACCGTGCAGGCCGGGTTCGTGGGCATCACCTCGTCGGTGCAGCGCGTGCAGCAGCCGATCACGGCGGTGCTGCCGGCCGTCGGCGAGCAGACCGCCGGCGTCGCCGGGGTGATCATCAACCTGCCGCAACGCATGATCGACATCGCGAACGCGGCGTTCGGCCCGGGCGAGCGCGACCCGAACGGCCCGATGAGCATCGTGGGTGCGGGCCGCGTGGCCGGCGAGGTCGCCGCGGCCGACCAGCTCGGACTGGCCGACAAGGCGGCCGGCCTGGTCGGCATCCTCGCGTCGCTGAACATCGCGCTGTTCGTGTTCAACCTCATCCCGCTGCTGCCGCTCGACGGCGGGCACATCGCGGGCGCGCTGTGGGAGGCGATCCGCCGCGGATTCGCGAAGCTCGCCCGCCGGCCCGACCCCGGCCCCGTCGACCTGGCCAAGCTCATGCCGGTGACGCTCGCGGTGGTGATCGTGCTCGGCGCGATGAGCGCACTGCTCATCTACGCCGACCTGGTGAAGCCGGTCACGCTGCTCTGA